A region from the Bradyrhizobium erythrophlei genome encodes:
- a CDS encoding ABC transporter substrate-binding protein, which translates to MNRVLTCLACAGFLLWSGLARAQAPEPITIVVFGTPSLGAFLPPVIKAQKLDERNGLAIKFEERTPDAYTAQFNSGEFQLGGSASLLTVGLADIRGVKVTYLFNLFDYWGAVVTSRPEVKTLKDLEGKELAAAKGTTNYVMFDWFARQLGADTAKFSVINTATPGLIGYALADRAAAVQLWEPAYTTLLSKKPGMRTIDLAIAESWKKFTGSRNIPYLGVAAHLDWVEKNPKLVPKLYATYQEAADWVMAHPDEASKLIAAKGTADDQKAIADLIRANDRLGMNVKWASDVAREINSVYAAGKSIAFLPSDPAASTIYQAPGK; encoded by the coding sequence ATGAACAGGGTTTTGACTTGTCTTGCATGCGCGGGCTTTCTGCTCTGGTCGGGCCTGGCGCGGGCGCAGGCGCCCGAGCCGATCACCATCGTCGTGTTCGGGACTCCCTCGCTCGGCGCGTTCCTGCCGCCGGTGATCAAGGCGCAGAAGCTCGATGAAAGGAACGGGCTTGCGATCAAGTTCGAGGAACGCACGCCCGACGCCTATACCGCGCAATTCAACTCCGGCGAATTCCAGCTCGGCGGCAGCGCGTCGCTGTTGACGGTGGGGCTGGCCGACATCCGCGGCGTCAAGGTGACGTATCTCTTCAACCTGTTCGACTACTGGGGCGCGGTCGTCACCTCGCGGCCTGAGGTCAAGACCTTGAAAGATCTCGAAGGCAAGGAGCTCGCCGCGGCCAAGGGCACCACCAATTATGTGATGTTCGACTGGTTCGCCCGGCAGCTCGGCGCCGATACCGCGAAGTTCTCCGTGATCAACACCGCGACCCCCGGGCTGATCGGCTACGCGCTCGCCGATCGCGCCGCCGCGGTGCAGCTCTGGGAGCCGGCCTATACGACGCTATTGTCGAAGAAGCCCGGCATGCGGACCATCGATCTTGCAATTGCCGAGAGCTGGAAGAAATTCACCGGCAGCCGCAACATTCCCTATCTCGGCGTCGCCGCGCACCTCGATTGGGTTGAAAAGAATCCGAAGCTGGTTCCGAAACTCTATGCGACCTACCAGGAAGCCGCCGACTGGGTGATGGCGCATCCGGACGAGGCCTCGAAGCTGATCGCGGCCAAGGGAACGGCAGACGACCAGAAGGCGATCGCCGACCTCATTCGCGCCAATGACCGGCTCGGCATGAACGTGAAGTGGGCTTCCGACGTCGCCAGGGAAATCAACTCGGTCTATGCCGCCGGCAAGTCGATCGCCTTCCTGCCCTCGGACCCGGCGGCCTCGACCATCTACCAGGCGCCGGGCAAATGA